A genomic window from Deltaproteobacteria bacterium includes:
- the yaiO gene encoding YaiO family outer membrane beta-barrel protein: MRLPTRRRSRTHVRSFWKRGCRRRSTRTPRSSPARLRSGSPGSNAPERSPGSAVTTKRSPISTCFSSAIPTTPMRRSRARLLGWMGRAAEGEAQLLRVLEARPTDVDALLTLEDLRRWQGSGTEAPAKQATPESAPRDRRARLDVGLQLDALDGDRSDWWHADTFLSAPVSETVVLRGGIDQYRRFDENATQATLGALFRLPQGWSVDARATTGFGAEVVARSVLDVELARSLGERVTSRLRGRYSRFAGDIDSISVSPGLELLPLPELRVTARYYLTRITGGRTGHTGSLQLDLVPESRVSPYAFGAFGTEVFAPTTVDEERSRARILTLGTGVRLLLRDDLGLRLCIEYEDLRSTYERLGVGAGLFVKF, translated from the coding sequence ATGCGTTTGCCGACGAGGCGGCGCTCGAGAACGCACGTTCGCTCGTTCTGGAAGCGCGGCTGCCGCAGGCGGTCGACGCGTACTCCGCGATCCTCGCCCGCTCGCCTGCGGAGCGGGAGCCCAGGCTCGAACGCGCCCGAACGCTCGCCTGGCTCGGCCGTCACGACGAAGCGCTCGCCGATCTCGACCTGCTTCTCGAGCGCGATCCCGACGACGCCGATGCGTCGATCGCGCGCGCGGCTTCTGGGCTGGATGGGTCGCGCGGCCGAGGGCGAGGCGCAGCTGCTGCGCGTGCTCGAAGCGAGGCCGACCGACGTCGACGCGTTGCTCACGCTCGAGGATCTGCGGCGCTGGCAGGGGAGCGGGACGGAGGCGCCCGCGAAGCAGGCGACACCCGAATCGGCGCCGCGCGATCGCCGCGCGCGGCTCGACGTCGGCCTGCAGCTCGACGCTCTCGACGGCGACCGCAGCGACTGGTGGCACGCCGACACGTTCCTCTCGGCTCCCGTCTCCGAGACCGTCGTGCTCCGCGGCGGCATCGACCAGTACCGCCGCTTCGACGAGAACGCGACGCAGGCGACCCTCGGCGCGCTGTTTCGCCTGCCGCAGGGATGGTCCGTCGACGCGCGCGCGACCACGGGCTTCGGCGCGGAGGTCGTCGCGCGCAGCGTTCTCGACGTGGAGCTGGCCCGAAGCCTGGGCGAGCGCGTCACCTCGCGCCTGCGCGGCCGCTACTCGCGCTTCGCGGGAGACATCGACTCGATCTCCGTCTCGCCGGGGCTCGAGCTCTTGCCGCTTCCGGAGCTGCGCGTGACCGCCCGCTACTACCTGACGCGCATCACCGGGGGCCGGACGGGGCACACGGGGTCGCTGCAGCTGGATCTGGTCCCGGAGTCACGCGTCAGCCCCTACGCGTTCGGCGCCTTCGGGACCGAGGTCTTCGCCCCGACCACCGTCGACGAGGAGCGCTCGCGCGCGCGAATCCTCACGCTGGGGACGGGTGTGCGCTTGCTGCTCCGGGACGATCTCGGTCTGCGTCTTTGCATCGAGTACGAGGACCTTCGATCCACCTACGAGAGGCTCGGCGTGGGCGCCGGTCTCTTCGTGAAGTTCTGA